From a single Candoia aspera isolate rCanAsp1 chromosome 10, rCanAsp1.hap2, whole genome shotgun sequence genomic region:
- the LOC134503733 gene encoding beta-1,4-galactosyltransferase 3-like isoform X2, with product MLQLRGRYLLLFLGVQLVVMALLYHEGYRKRVAYFLGIFCKGGTLTMLASLPNASLPGDVYANLSLIARPPLPPEELPYCPEVSPFLGGPIRVTLPLGLLLEDILRKNPYVSKGGRYHPPDCDAIHKTAVIIPHRNREQHLKYLLYYLHPFLQRQQLSYGIYIIHQAETYTFNRAKLLNVGFKEAMKDEDWDCIFFHDVDLIPEDDRNVYTCDNFPKHVAVAMDKFGYRVALSGMVISRPSIQYGRYRMIKHGHDKGNEQNPKRFNLLARTRRTWKQDGMNTLEYQLLSKELHPLYTNITVFIGTEKGMQHST from the exons ATGCTACAGTTGCGTGGCCGCTACCTGCTGCTCTTCCTGGGAGTGCAGCTGGTGGTGATGGCCTTGCTGTACCACGAGGGCTACCGGAAACGTGTTGCTTACTTCCTAGGCATTTTTTGCAAAGGGGGCACATTGACTATGCTGGCCAGCCTCCCCAATGCGTCGCTACCTGGAGATGTCTACGCCAACCTCAGCCTGATTGCTCGGCCTCCTCTGCCCCCTGAGGAGCTTCCCTATTGCCCCGAAGTCTCTCCTTTTCTTG GAGGGCCCATTCGAGTGACCCTTCCCCTTGGATTGTTGCTTGAAGACATCTTGCGGAAGAATCCTTATGTGAGCAAAGGGGGGCGTTACCATCCCCCTGACTGCGATGCCATTCACAAAACTGCGGTCATCATTCCCCACCGTAATCGGGAGCAACACCTCAAGTACTTGCTCTATTATCTGCATCCTTTCCTGCAACGGCAGCAGCTCAGTTATGGCATCTATATCATCCATCAG GCTGAAACTTACACTTTTAATCGGGCTAAGCTCTTGAATGTGGGCTTCAAGGAAGCTATGAAAGATGAGGATTGGGACTGCATATTCTTCCATGATGTGGATCTCATTCCGGAGGATGATCGaaatgtttatacttgtgataattTTCCTAAACACGTGGCTGTTGCCATGGACAAGTTTGGCTACAG GGTAGCACTGAGTGGAATGGTTATCTCTCGCCCGTCTATTCAGTATGGTCGTTACCGCATGATCAAACATGGACATGACAAGGGCAATGAACAGAATCCTAAGAG ATTTAACTTGCTGGCCAGGACAAGGAGAACATGGAAGCAGGACGGTATGAACACCCTGGAGTATCAGCTGCTCTCCAAGGAACTCCACCCCCTCTATACCAACATCACTGTGTTCATTGGAACTGAGAAGGGCATGCAGCACTCCACATGA
- the LOC134503733 gene encoding beta-1,4-galactosyltransferase 3-like isoform X1 — protein sequence MLQLRGRYLLLFLGVQLVVMALLYHEGYRKRVAYFLGIFCKGGTLTMLASLPNASLPGDVYANLSLIARPPLPPEELPYCPEVSPFLGGPIRVTLPLGLLLEDILRKNPYVSKGGRYHPPDCDAIHKTAVIIPHRNREQHLKYLLYYLHPFLQRQQLSYGIYIIHQAETYTFNRAKLLNVGFKEAMKDEDWDCIFFHDVDLIPEDDRNVYTCDNFPKHVAVAMDKFGYRLPYKTYFGGVSALSPEQYMKINGFPNNYWGWGGEDDDIAVRVALSGMVISRPSIQYGRYRMIKHGHDKGNEQNPKRFNLLARTRRTWKQDGMNTLEYQLLSKELHPLYTNITVFIGTEKGMQHST from the exons ATGCTACAGTTGCGTGGCCGCTACCTGCTGCTCTTCCTGGGAGTGCAGCTGGTGGTGATGGCCTTGCTGTACCACGAGGGCTACCGGAAACGTGTTGCTTACTTCCTAGGCATTTTTTGCAAAGGGGGCACATTGACTATGCTGGCCAGCCTCCCCAATGCGTCGCTACCTGGAGATGTCTACGCCAACCTCAGCCTGATTGCTCGGCCTCCTCTGCCCCCTGAGGAGCTTCCCTATTGCCCCGAAGTCTCTCCTTTTCTTG GAGGGCCCATTCGAGTGACCCTTCCCCTTGGATTGTTGCTTGAAGACATCTTGCGGAAGAATCCTTATGTGAGCAAAGGGGGGCGTTACCATCCCCCTGACTGCGATGCCATTCACAAAACTGCGGTCATCATTCCCCACCGTAATCGGGAGCAACACCTCAAGTACTTGCTCTATTATCTGCATCCTTTCCTGCAACGGCAGCAGCTCAGTTATGGCATCTATATCATCCATCAG GCTGAAACTTACACTTTTAATCGGGCTAAGCTCTTGAATGTGGGCTTCAAGGAAGCTATGAAAGATGAGGATTGGGACTGCATATTCTTCCATGATGTGGATCTCATTCCGGAGGATGATCGaaatgtttatacttgtgataattTTCCTAAACACGTGGCTGTTGCCATGGACAAGTTTGGCTACAG GCTTCCATACAAGACATATTTTGGAGGGGTTTCAGCACTTAGTCCAGAGCAGTACATGAAGATTAATGGATTTCCTAATAACTACTGGGGCTGGGGTGGCGAAGATGATGACATTGCAGTCAG GGTAGCACTGAGTGGAATGGTTATCTCTCGCCCGTCTATTCAGTATGGTCGTTACCGCATGATCAAACATGGACATGACAAGGGCAATGAACAGAATCCTAAGAG ATTTAACTTGCTGGCCAGGACAAGGAGAACATGGAAGCAGGACGGTATGAACACCCTGGAGTATCAGCTGCTCTCCAAGGAACTCCACCCCCTCTATACCAACATCACTGTGTTCATTGGAACTGAGAAGGGCATGCAGCACTCCACATGA
- the DYRK1B gene encoding dual specificity tyrosine-phosphorylation-regulated kinase 1B translates to MSSQHSHAPFSSIQTMAEHPQIMPDLAILQRRIPLTFRDSATAPLRKLSVDLIKTYKHINEVYYAKKKRRALQVAPEDTSTKKERKVHNEGYDDDNYDYIVRNGERWLERYEIDSLIGKGSFGQVVKAYDQQAQEWVAIKIIKNKKAFLSQAQIELRLLELMNQHDTEMKYYIVHLKRHFMFRSHLCLVFELLSYNLYDLLRNTNFRGVSLNLTRKFAQQLCTALLFLATPELSIIHCDLKPENILLCNPKRSAIKIVDFGSSCQLGQRIYQYIQSRFYRSPEVLLGMPYDLAIDMWSLGCILVEMHTGEPLFSGANEADQMSRIVEVLGLPPPHMLEQAPKARKYFEKLPEGGWVLRRGKDGRKDYKVPGTRRLHEVLGVESGGPGGRRAGEQGHSPSDYLKFKDLVLRMLDYEPRSRITPFYALQHNFFKKTADEGTNTSASTSPSLGTEHSHSTSTTSSVSSSGGSSGSSNDNRGYRYSNRYYSNIGTVHADCEMQSPQALPQQQMRLWASGDNEGIPHILPHKPTPSQAMPCFPPSGHPPYQRPPLPLSPPLPEAMEVSLGPRHLDCNPTGLGSSSLHLGASAFRTRTAGGSRPEGLGLNYPLRGRGHRDTDETALMGVCVPQGTAASS, encoded by the exons ATGTCGAGCCAGCACAGCCATGCTCCCTTCTCCAGCATCCAGACCATGGCTGAGCATCCGCAG ATCATGCCAGACCTGGCCATTCTGCAGAGAAGGATCCCACTTACATTTCGGGACTCTGCCACAGCCCCACTGCGCAAGCTCTCTGTGGACCTCATCAAAACATACAAGCATATCAATGAG GTCTATTATGCTAAGAAGAAACGCCGAGCCCTGCAGGTGGCACCTGAGGATACAAGTACCAAAAAGGAGCGGAAAGTGCACAACGAAGGCTATGATGACGACAACTATGATTACATTGTCCGCAACGGCGAGCGCTGGCTAGAGCGTTATGAGATAGACTCACTCATTGGCAAAGGATCCTTTGGACAG GTAGTGAAGGCCTATGATCAACAGGCTCAGGAATGGGTAGCCATCAAGATTATCAAGAACAAGAAAGCATTTCTGAGTCAGGCTCAGATTGAACTGCGGTTGCTGGAGCTCATGAACCAGCATGATACTGAGATGAAATATTACATTG TGCACTTGAAGCGTCATTTCATGTTCCGGAGCCATTTGTGCCTGGTGTTTGAGTTGCTGTCCTACAACCTCTACGACCTGCTCCGTAACACCAACTTCCGTGGCGTCTCTCTCAATCTCACACGCAAGTTTGCTCAGCAGCTGTGTACCGCACTGCTCTTCCTGGCAACACCTGAGCTCAGCATCATCCACTGTGATCTCAAGCCTGAGAACATCCTGCTCTGCAACCCCAAACGCAGCGCCATTAAAATTGTGGACTTCGGCAGCTCCTGCCAGCTGGGCCAGCGT ATCTATCAGTACATCCAGAGCCGATTTTATCGCTCGCCTGAAGTGCTGCTGGGCATGCCTTATGACCTGGCAATCGACATGTGGTCCTTAGGCTGTATCCTAGTGGAGATGCATACAGGAGAGCCCCTCTTTAGTGGTGCCAATGAG GCCGATCAGATGAGCCGGATTGTAGAGGTGCTGGGGCTGCCACCACCTCACATGTTGGAGCAGGCTCCCAAGGCTCGGAAGTACTTTGAGAAGCTGCCCGAGGGGGGCTGGGTCCTCCGGCGGGGCAAAGATggcaggaag GACTACAAGGTTCCAGGGACACGGCGGCTGCACGAAGTGTTAGGGGTAGAGAGCGGGGGCCCAGGTGGACGTCGTGCAGGAGAGCAGGGCCATTCGCCTTCTGACTACCTGAAGTTCAAGGATTTAGTGCTGCGCATGCTGGACTATGAACCCCGTAGCCGCATCACTCCCTTCTATGCCCTGCAGCATAACTTTTTCAAGAAAACAGCTGATGAGGGCACCAATACGAGTGCCAGCACCTCGCCAAGCCTGGGAACAGAGCATAGCCACTCCACCAGCACCACCAGTTCTGTGTCCAGTTCGG GTGGTTCCAGTGGTTCTTCCAATGACAACCGTGGTTACCGCTACAGCAATCGTTACTACAGCAACATAGGCACAGTGCATGCTGACTGCGAGATGCAGAGTCCCCAG GCGCTCCCTCAGCAGCAGATGCGTCTCTGGGCCAGCGGCGACAACGAGGGTATTCCTCACATCTTACCTCATAAGCCCACACCTAGTCAGGCCATGCCATGTTTCCCCCCAAGCGGGCACCCTCCGTACCAGCGCCCTCCTCTCCCGCTCTCTCCTCCGCTCCCGGAGGCCATGGAGGTGTCTCTGGGCCCTCGCCATCTGGACTGCAATCCCACTGGGCTGGGCTCCTCCAGCTTGCACTTGGGCGCCTCGGCCTTCCGGACTAGGACTGCTGGCGGCTCACGCCCCGAGGGACTTGGCCTCAACTACCCGCTTCGTGGCCGTGGGCACCGAGACACTGACGAGACTGCACTGATGGGCGTCTGTGTGCCCCAGGGCACGGCTGCCAGCTCCTGA